Proteins encoded within one genomic window of Amorphoplanes friuliensis DSM 7358:
- the efp gene encoding elongation factor P, translating to MASTNDLKNGLVLNLEGALWAVVEFQHVKPGKGGAFVRTTLKNVLSGKVVDKTFNAGTRVETATVDKRTMQYLYQDGEDFVFMDLDTFEQITVPGPTVGENANYLLPEAEATVATHETVPLYIELPTSVFLEVTYTEPGLQGDRSTGGTKPATVETGATVNVPLFITTGEKIKVDTRDGRYLGRS from the coding sequence ATGGCTTCCACCAACGACCTGAAGAACGGCCTCGTGCTCAACCTCGAAGGCGCCCTCTGGGCGGTCGTCGAGTTCCAGCACGTCAAGCCGGGCAAGGGCGGGGCGTTCGTGCGCACCACGCTCAAGAACGTCCTCTCCGGCAAGGTCGTGGACAAGACGTTCAACGCCGGCACCAGGGTCGAGACCGCGACCGTGGACAAGCGGACCATGCAGTACCTCTACCAGGACGGTGAGGACTTCGTCTTCATGGACCTGGACACCTTCGAGCAGATCACCGTTCCCGGCCCCACCGTGGGCGAGAACGCCAACTACCTGCTCCCCGAGGCCGAGGCCACGGTGGCGACCCACGAGACGGTCCCGCTCTACATCGAGCTCCCGACCAGCGTTTTCCTCGAGGTCACCTACACCGAGCCGGGCCTGCAGGGCGACCGCTCCACCGGCGGCACCAAGCCGGCCACGGTCGAGACGGGCGCGACGGTCAACGTCCCCCTCTTCATCACCACCGGCGAAAAGATCAAGGTCGACACCCGCGACGGCCGTTACCTCGGCCGTAGCTGA
- the aroQ gene encoding type II 3-dehydroquinate dehydratase has product MKTYVLNGPNLGRLGTRQVDVYGLTSYADLVALCEAEGKSLGLDVEVKQTDAEHEMLGWLHAAADEQAPVVLNPGAWSHYSYAVRDACALLRAPLVEVHISNIHAREEFRHHSVVSAVATGVIAGLGVDGYRLALRHIAGRA; this is encoded by the coding sequence GTGAAGACCTACGTCCTGAACGGCCCCAACCTCGGCCGGCTCGGCACCCGCCAGGTCGACGTCTACGGCCTCACCAGCTACGCCGATCTGGTGGCTCTGTGCGAGGCCGAAGGCAAGTCGCTCGGCCTGGACGTCGAGGTCAAACAGACCGACGCCGAGCACGAGATGCTGGGCTGGCTCCACGCCGCCGCCGACGAGCAGGCCCCGGTCGTGCTCAACCCCGGCGCGTGGTCCCACTACTCCTACGCCGTCCGCGACGCCTGTGCGCTGCTGCGCGCACCGCTCGTCGAGGTGCACATCAGCAACATCCACGCCCGCGAGGAGTTCCGCCACCACTCGGTCGTCTCCGCGGTGGCGACGGGTGTCATCGCAGGTCTCGGCGTCGACGGATACCGCCTCGCGCTGCGGCACATCGCAGGACGTGCTTGA
- the aroB gene encoding 3-dehydroquinate synthase, producing MDDVTRIPVPGERPYDVLVGRGLITALPELVSGAVRAAVLYAPPLKERATAVADALSAAGIRPLPIEVPDAEAGKSIDVATRCWDELGAAGFTRTDVVLGVGGGAVTDLAGFVAASWLRGVRWVPVSTSLLGMVDAAVGGKTGVNTAAGKNLVGAFHPPAGVLCDLDVLDTLPADDLIAGLAEIVKCGFIADPVILDLIEGDPAAAADPRSAVLRELVERAIRVKAHVVGADLRESGLREILNYGHTLAHAIEKREQYSWKHGHAVAVGTIFAGELSRLSGRLSPAVAARHKSVLSLVGLPTSYPRAAWPDLLAAMRVDKKTRADTLRFVVLDDLAQPGILAGPSEETLIEAYEAVAE from the coding sequence ATGGACGACGTGACGCGAATCCCTGTGCCCGGCGAACGCCCCTACGACGTGCTGGTCGGGCGCGGGCTGATCACCGCCCTGCCGGAGCTGGTCAGCGGGGCCGTGCGCGCCGCCGTGCTCTACGCCCCGCCGCTCAAGGAGCGCGCGACCGCCGTGGCCGACGCCCTGTCGGCGGCCGGCATCAGGCCCCTGCCGATCGAGGTCCCCGACGCCGAGGCCGGCAAGTCCATCGACGTGGCCACGCGCTGCTGGGACGAGCTCGGCGCGGCCGGCTTCACCCGCACCGACGTCGTCCTCGGTGTGGGCGGGGGAGCGGTCACCGACCTGGCCGGATTCGTCGCTGCGAGCTGGCTGCGCGGCGTGCGCTGGGTGCCGGTCTCCACCTCGCTGCTCGGCATGGTCGACGCGGCCGTCGGTGGCAAGACCGGCGTCAACACCGCCGCGGGGAAGAACCTCGTCGGTGCGTTCCATCCTCCGGCCGGGGTGCTCTGCGATCTCGACGTACTCGACACCCTGCCCGCCGACGACCTGATCGCCGGTCTGGCCGAGATCGTCAAGTGCGGTTTCATCGCCGACCCGGTGATCCTCGACCTGATCGAGGGTGACCCCGCCGCGGCGGCCGATCCGCGCAGTGCGGTCCTGCGTGAGCTGGTCGAGCGCGCGATCCGGGTCAAGGCCCACGTGGTCGGCGCCGACCTGCGCGAGTCCGGCCTGCGCGAGATCCTCAACTACGGCCACACCCTGGCGCACGCGATCGAGAAGCGCGAGCAGTACAGCTGGAAACACGGTCACGCCGTCGCGGTGGGCACGATCTTCGCGGGTGAGCTGTCGCGGCTGTCGGGCCGCCTCTCCCCGGCGGTCGCGGCCCGGCACAAATCGGTCCTGTCGCTGGTCGGGCTGCCGACGTCCTACCCGCGCGCGGCCTGGCCCGACCTGCTCGCCGCGATGCGTGTCGACAAGAAGACCCGCGCCGACACCCTGCGGTTCGTGGTGCTCGACGACCTCGCGCAGCCAGGCATCCTCGCCGGCCCGTCCGAGGAAACCCTGATCGAAGCCTACGAAGCGGTGGCCGAGTGA
- a CDS encoding Clp protease N-terminal domain-containing protein, translating into MPKINVYLPDDLAEAVRDSGIPVSAICQRALEQAVRRITAVRQTVLGELDSAGLAAQLPQFTARAVTAISLAADRARAAGAPNVTTGDLLHGMLAEGGNLALQILGAMEIDPATITAPDAAEPGGGEGLRFSTAAANAIELTVAEATGLGNNYVGCEHLLIALTAEPDGQAGRTLRDLGADPRATRRAVGVALAGYAHLRASTTTPEPALLTAVRAELAPLVQRIERLEQISGTPSA; encoded by the coding sequence ATGCCAAAAATCAACGTGTACCTGCCCGACGACCTCGCCGAAGCCGTCCGCGACTCCGGCATCCCCGTCTCCGCCATCTGCCAGCGTGCATTGGAGCAGGCCGTCCGCCGGATCACCGCCGTCCGGCAGACCGTCCTCGGTGAACTCGACAGCGCCGGACTCGCGGCCCAGCTTCCGCAGTTCACCGCGAGGGCCGTCACCGCGATCTCGCTCGCCGCTGACCGGGCCCGGGCCGCCGGCGCCCCGAACGTCACCACCGGCGACCTGCTGCACGGGATGCTCGCGGAGGGCGGCAACCTGGCCCTGCAGATCCTCGGCGCGATGGAGATCGATCCCGCGACGATCACGGCTCCGGACGCGGCCGAGCCCGGCGGTGGCGAAGGTCTGCGCTTCAGCACGGCAGCGGCCAACGCCATCGAACTGACCGTCGCCGAGGCGACCGGCCTCGGCAACAACTACGTCGGCTGCGAGCACCTGCTGATCGCGCTGACCGCCGAACCCGACGGTCAGGCCGGCCGGACCCTGCGCGATCTGGGTGCGGACCCCCGGGCCACCCGGCGGGCCGTCGGCGTCGCCCTGGCCGGTTATGCCCATCTGCGTGCCTCCACGACCACCCCTGAGCCGGCCCTGCTCACTGCGGTCCGCGCGGAGCTCGCGCCGCTCGTCCAGCGCATCGAAAGGCTCGAGCAAATTTCCGGTACGCCCTCAGCGTGA
- a CDS encoding helix-turn-helix transcriptional regulator — MPHPASRVLAMLELLQTHRRITGGDLAARLAVDERTVRRYAGTLAELGIPVTAERGRYGGYRLLPGFKLPPLMLTDDEAVAVVLGLVAADRIGLAADSPAGASAEAKITRVLPVALAERLAALRASLGLTIRGPAPRDEETPDLTELLLVLGSATRGAERLELTYRSGKTPGAAPGRRRVDPYGLVFHSGRWYLVAHDHRTDEIRSFRLDRMVSVRLTGDSFEAPPNFDAVAHVTRQWAGLPWKWEVEVLIEADVAQVRRRIPANIADVTEAPEGVRLSCRAQSLPGMAQMLAGLGWPFTVVRPDELRVALAEHAANLTGYASR, encoded by the coding sequence ATGCCGCATCCCGCCTCGCGCGTCCTCGCCATGTTGGAGCTGCTCCAGACCCACCGCCGCATCACCGGGGGAGACCTCGCCGCGCGGCTCGCGGTCGACGAGCGGACCGTCCGCCGGTACGCGGGGACCCTCGCCGAGCTGGGCATCCCGGTCACCGCCGAACGCGGCCGGTACGGCGGATACCGGCTGCTGCCCGGCTTCAAACTACCGCCGCTGATGCTCACCGACGACGAGGCGGTGGCGGTGGTTCTCGGCCTGGTCGCCGCCGACCGCATCGGCCTGGCCGCCGACTCACCCGCCGGTGCCAGCGCCGAGGCGAAGATCACGCGGGTGTTGCCGGTGGCTCTGGCCGAGCGGCTGGCGGCCCTGCGGGCCAGTCTGGGACTGACCATTCGCGGTCCGGCGCCCCGCGACGAGGAGACGCCGGATCTCACCGAACTGCTGCTCGTCCTCGGTTCGGCGACCCGTGGCGCCGAACGCCTCGAGCTCACCTACCGCTCCGGGAAGACGCCCGGTGCGGCACCCGGCCGGCGACGGGTGGATCCCTACGGGCTGGTGTTCCACAGTGGGCGCTGGTATCTCGTCGCCCACGACCACCGCACCGACGAGATCCGCTCGTTCCGCCTCGACCGGATGGTCTCCGTCCGGCTCACCGGCGACAGCTTCGAGGCGCCCCCGAACTTCGACGCCGTCGCCCACGTGACCCGCCAGTGGGCCGGACTGCCGTGGAAGTGGGAGGTCGAGGTGCTGATCGAGGCCGACGTCGCGCAGGTGCGGCGGCGCATCCCGGCGAACATCGCCGACGTGACCGAGGCGCCCGAGGGTGTGCGGCTGAGCTGCCGGGCCCAGAGTCTGCCCGGCATGGCCCAGATGCTCGCCGGACTCGGGTGGCCGTTCACCGTCGTGCGACCGGACGAGCTGCGGGTCGCCCTTGCGGAGCACGCCGCGAACCTGACCGGATATGCCTCACGCTGA
- a CDS encoding alpha/beta fold hydrolase: MTTYVLVPGLWIGAWAWREVTAALRTAGHDVFPLTLTGVADRAHLLGPDTDLDLHTEDIVRLVETEDLHDVVLVGHSYGGMPVSAAALRLKDRVSRVIYVDSGPLPEGTTQASMDPGDPPAGDTVPAREWDADKDPVLLAGLDDAALTLLRERSTPHPAASVVQPLGARATSADLPTTLVACTFPIEQIREMMAAGHPFFAGLGDAEIVPLATGHWPMLSEPVALAALLEQRH, translated from the coding sequence ATGACGACATACGTACTGGTTCCTGGCCTGTGGATCGGCGCTTGGGCGTGGCGCGAGGTCACCGCGGCGCTGCGCACTGCCGGGCACGACGTGTTCCCGCTGACGCTGACCGGCGTCGCCGACCGTGCGCACCTGCTGGGGCCCGACACCGATCTGGACCTGCACACCGAGGACATCGTGCGGCTCGTCGAGACCGAGGACTTGCACGACGTGGTCCTGGTCGGCCACAGCTACGGCGGCATGCCGGTCAGCGCGGCGGCGCTGCGCCTGAAGGACCGGGTCTCACGGGTGATCTACGTGGACAGTGGCCCGCTGCCGGAAGGGACGACCCAGGCGTCGATGGACCCGGGTGACCCGCCCGCGGGCGACACCGTGCCGGCCCGCGAGTGGGACGCGGACAAGGACCCGGTGCTGCTCGCCGGGCTGGACGACGCCGCGCTGACTCTGCTGCGCGAGCGGAGCACACCCCATCCGGCGGCCTCGGTCGTCCAGCCGCTCGGTGCGCGCGCCACCTCGGCCGATCTGCCGACGACGCTGGTGGCGTGCACGTTCCCGATCGAACAGATCAGGGAGATGATGGCCGCCGGGCACCCGTTCTTCGCCGGGCTGGGCGACGCCGAGATCGTGCCGCTGGCCACCGGGCACTGGCCGATGCTGAGCGAGCCGGTCGCGCTAGCTGCCCTGCTTGAGCAGCGTCACTAG
- a CDS encoding shikimate kinase — MAPVAVVVGPPGAGKTTIGTTVAGLLGVEFADTDHLIEAKAGKPIPEIFFDDGEDTFRALERATISEALGSFAGVLALGGGAILHEGTRDLLREHTVVFLSVGLSDAVKRVGLGAGRPLLTINPRATLKYLMDERRPLYASVATHTIATDARTPDDIAAELVTLLKQGS; from the coding sequence ATGGCTCCGGTCGCTGTTGTGGTGGGCCCGCCGGGGGCGGGCAAGACGACCATCGGGACGACGGTCGCCGGCCTGCTCGGTGTCGAGTTCGCCGACACCGACCACCTGATCGAGGCCAAGGCCGGCAAGCCGATCCCGGAGATCTTCTTCGACGACGGCGAGGACACCTTCCGCGCCCTGGAACGCGCCACGATCAGCGAGGCGCTCGGCTCCTTCGCCGGTGTCCTGGCGCTCGGTGGCGGGGCGATCCTGCACGAGGGCACCCGCGACCTGCTGCGCGAGCACACGGTCGTTTTCCTGTCCGTCGGGTTGTCCGACGCGGTCAAGCGTGTCGGACTCGGCGCGGGCCGCCCGCTGCTGACCATCAACCCGCGGGCGACCCTGAAATATCTGATGGACGAGCGCCGCCCGCTCTACGCGTCGGTGGCCACCCACACCATCGCCACCGACGCGCGGACGCCGGACGACATCGCGGCCGAGCTAGTGACGCTGCTCAAGCAGGGCAGCTAG
- the aroC gene encoding chorismate synthase: MLRWLTAGESHGPALVALLEGVPAGVRVTSEDIGRDLARRRLGYGRGARMAFEQDEIEIIGGVRHGVTLGSPVAIRVGNSEWPKWRTVMAADPVDPEELAAQARNAPLTRPRPGHADLAGMQKYGHTDARPILERASARETAARVAVGVVAKALVKQALGIDIVSHVIELGSVVAKPGLIPTPDDAARIDADPLRCLDPEASARMVAEVDAAKKDADTLGGIVEVLAWAVPPGLGSHVQWDRKLDARLATALMSIQSVKGVEIGDGFTQARSRGSVAHDEIIPTADGVRRITDRAGGLEGGITNGENLRVRAALKPISSLNRALQTVDVVTGEATTAINQRSDVCAVPAGAVVAEAMVALVLAEAATEKFGGDSVTEISRNLAGYLDSLLIR, translated from the coding sequence GTGTTGCGCTGGCTAACCGCAGGTGAATCCCACGGCCCCGCGCTCGTCGCGCTCCTCGAAGGGGTGCCCGCCGGTGTGCGGGTGACGAGCGAGGACATCGGCCGCGACCTCGCGCGCCGCCGTCTCGGTTACGGCCGGGGCGCGCGGATGGCGTTCGAGCAGGACGAGATCGAGATCATCGGCGGCGTACGCCACGGTGTGACCCTCGGGAGCCCGGTCGCGATCCGCGTCGGCAACTCCGAGTGGCCGAAGTGGCGCACGGTCATGGCCGCCGATCCGGTCGACCCGGAGGAGCTCGCGGCGCAGGCCCGCAACGCCCCGCTGACCCGTCCCCGGCCGGGCCACGCGGACCTCGCCGGCATGCAGAAGTACGGCCACACCGACGCCCGGCCGATCCTCGAGCGCGCCAGCGCCCGGGAGACCGCGGCCCGTGTGGCCGTAGGTGTGGTCGCCAAGGCGCTGGTCAAGCAGGCCCTCGGCATCGACATCGTCTCCCACGTCATCGAGCTCGGCTCGGTCGTGGCCAAGCCCGGTCTGATCCCGACGCCGGACGACGCCGCCCGGATCGACGCCGACCCGCTGCGCTGCCTCGACCCCGAGGCCAGCGCGCGCATGGTCGCCGAGGTCGACGCGGCCAAGAAGGACGCCGACACCCTCGGCGGCATCGTCGAGGTGCTGGCCTGGGCCGTGCCCCCGGGTCTGGGCTCGCACGTGCAGTGGGACCGGAAGCTGGACGCCCGCCTGGCCACCGCGCTGATGTCCATCCAGTCCGTCAAGGGTGTGGAGATCGGCGACGGGTTCACCCAGGCGCGGTCGCGCGGCTCGGTCGCCCACGACGAGATCATCCCGACCGCCGACGGTGTCCGGCGGATCACCGACCGGGCCGGTGGCCTGGAGGGTGGCATCACCAACGGCGAGAACCTCCGGGTCCGCGCCGCGCTGAAGCCGATCTCCTCGCTCAACCGCGCCCTGCAGACCGTCGACGTGGTCACCGGCGAGGCGACCACGGCGATCAACCAGCGCTCGGACGTCTGCGCGGTGCCGGCCGGCGCTGTCGTGGCCGAGGCCATGGTGGCGCTGGTGCTGGCCGAGGCGGCCACCGAGAAGTTCGGCGGTGACTCGGTCACCGAGATCAGCCGCAACCTGGCGGGGTACCTCGACAGTCTGCTGATCCGCTGA